Proteins found in one Cryptosporangium phraense genomic segment:
- a CDS encoding ArsR/SmtB family transcription factor, with the protein MTRSPPTGDELVAVLATLANPHRLRVVAALRTEPTYVSRLARELGISRPLLQVHLRKLQAAGLVTSRMEVSDDGKARRYYEVTEFAFQLTPDSITAAVPTLTRTPPNGD; encoded by the coding sequence GTGACCCGCTCGCCGCCCACCGGCGACGAGCTGGTCGCGGTCCTCGCGACGCTGGCCAACCCGCACCGTCTGCGGGTGGTCGCCGCGCTGCGCACCGAACCCACCTACGTCAGCCGGCTGGCCCGCGAGCTGGGCATCAGCCGGCCGCTGCTCCAGGTGCACCTGCGCAAGCTGCAGGCGGCCGGCCTGGTCACCTCCCGGATGGAGGTGTCCGACGACGGCAAGGCCCGGCGGTACTACGAGGTCACGGAGTTCGCGTTCCAGCTGACCCCGGATTCGATCACCGCGGCCGTGCCGACGCTCACCAGAACCCCCCCGAACGGAGACTGA
- a CDS encoding MMPL family transporter, with amino-acid sequence MDGLRKSSLGVPGRLAEWSARHRLLTIAGWLAAVVLAVVVSGAISGPGARSSDPGETGVAQRVLNRQDGAQATQENMLIGPADPAAVRSAVADLTAALRADRTRVAEVWSPVDASERLADGGRLALVTYQVGGVLKGSSARADAVRTLVDEVAARHPRTRFAQAGDRSLAIAVDRAIGADVRHSERISLPLTIVILLVVFGALVAASIPILLTATTLIATFALISIVDHWLAVNSAAYTMVLLIGVAVGVDYALFSVRRFREELAAGRDVRAAVRIAGATSGRVILVSGAIVVLCLSGLLWTGIDVFRGATAGIAIVVGVAVLGALTVLPAVLASLGHRVDRGRLPRRRGGGRANYSVFWERLATAVTRRPAVWGGAAALLLLAIAAPALGMHLQDAPVTASLPRSVPAIDAANRMNDPFPGAASPARVVVWSDDDRAVDPATVETALAGYPRVTATRYGDVVVARVPLPGDGTDRESVDALAKLRATTIDGLHVAVAGRTAFAADFADQLARRTPFVLVFVLGLAFVLLFVVFRSALVAAVSIALNLLSVGAAYGVLTFVFQDRTGYGGIVSWLPLFLFVLLFGLSMDYHLFLLSRIQERWPARTAIVDGVAASAGVISSAAVIMVAAFSIFMTLSAIEYRMLGVGAAVAILLDATVVRGVLLPAGLALLGERAVRPRSTGDPHPVVDTSSGTRHEGIPSPANADG; translated from the coding sequence ATGGACGGCCTGCGCAAATCTTCCCTCGGCGTGCCCGGACGCCTGGCCGAGTGGTCGGCCCGACATCGCCTGCTGACGATCGCCGGCTGGCTGGCCGCGGTGGTGCTGGCCGTGGTGGTCAGCGGAGCCATCTCCGGCCCGGGCGCCCGGAGCAGCGACCCGGGGGAGACCGGCGTCGCCCAGCGGGTGCTGAACCGCCAGGACGGTGCGCAGGCGACCCAGGAGAACATGCTGATCGGCCCGGCCGACCCGGCCGCGGTGCGGTCCGCGGTCGCCGACCTGACCGCCGCGCTGCGCGCGGACCGCACCCGGGTCGCCGAGGTCTGGTCCCCGGTCGACGCGTCCGAGAGGCTCGCCGACGGCGGACGGCTCGCGCTCGTCACGTACCAGGTCGGCGGCGTGCTGAAAGGCAGCTCCGCCCGCGCCGACGCGGTCCGCACCCTCGTCGACGAGGTGGCCGCCCGCCACCCGCGGACCCGGTTCGCGCAGGCCGGCGACCGGAGCCTGGCCATCGCGGTCGACCGGGCGATCGGCGCCGACGTCCGCCACTCCGAGCGGATCTCGCTGCCGCTGACGATCGTGATCCTGCTGGTCGTGTTCGGCGCGCTGGTCGCGGCCAGCATCCCGATCCTGCTCACCGCGACCACGCTGATCGCGACGTTCGCGCTGATCTCGATCGTGGACCACTGGCTGGCGGTCAACAGCGCGGCCTACACGATGGTGCTGCTCATCGGCGTCGCGGTCGGCGTCGACTACGCGTTGTTCTCGGTGCGGCGGTTCCGGGAGGAGCTGGCCGCCGGGCGGGACGTCCGGGCCGCGGTCCGGATCGCCGGGGCCACGTCGGGGCGGGTGATCCTGGTGTCCGGCGCGATCGTCGTGCTGTGCCTGAGCGGGCTGCTCTGGACCGGCATCGACGTGTTCCGCGGGGCCACGGCCGGGATCGCGATCGTCGTCGGGGTCGCGGTGCTCGGCGCGCTCACCGTGCTCCCGGCCGTGCTCGCGTCCCTCGGCCACCGCGTCGACCGGGGCCGGCTCCCGCGTCGCCGCGGTGGCGGGCGCGCGAACTACTCGGTGTTCTGGGAGCGGCTCGCCACCGCGGTCACCCGGCGGCCCGCCGTCTGGGGCGGGGCCGCTGCGCTGCTCCTGCTGGCCATCGCCGCCCCCGCGCTCGGGATGCACCTGCAGGACGCCCCGGTCACCGCGAGCCTGCCCCGCTCGGTGCCGGCCATCGACGCGGCCAACCGGATGAACGACCCGTTCCCCGGCGCCGCCTCGCCGGCCCGGGTCGTCGTCTGGTCCGACGACGACCGCGCGGTCGACCCGGCCACCGTCGAGACAGCACTGGCCGGCTACCCGCGCGTCACCGCGACCCGCTACGGCGACGTCGTCGTGGCCCGGGTGCCGCTCCCCGGCGACGGCACCGACCGGGAATCGGTCGACGCCCTGGCGAAGCTCCGGGCCACGACCATCGATGGCCTGCACGTCGCCGTGGCCGGGCGCACGGCGTTCGCGGCCGACTTCGCCGACCAGCTCGCCCGGCGCACGCCGTTCGTGCTGGTCTTCGTGCTGGGGCTGGCGTTCGTGCTGCTGTTCGTCGTGTTCCGGTCCGCGCTGGTCGCGGCCGTGTCGATCGCGCTGAACCTGCTCTCGGTCGGCGCCGCCTACGGCGTGCTGACGTTCGTCTTCCAGGACCGGACCGGCTACGGCGGGATCGTCAGCTGGCTCCCGCTGTTCCTGTTCGTGCTCCTGTTCGGGTTGAGCATGGACTACCACCTGTTCCTGCTCAGCCGGATCCAGGAACGGTGGCCGGCCCGGACCGCGATCGTCGACGGCGTCGCCGCCAGCGCCGGGGTGATCTCCTCGGCCGCGGTGATCATGGTCGCCGCGTTCTCGATCTTCATGACGTTGTCGGCGATCGAGTACCGGATGCTGGGCGTCGGCGCGGCCGTGGCGATCCTCCTGGACGCCACTGTGGTGCGTGGGGTGCTCCTCCCGGCCGGCCTCGCGCTACTGGGGGAGCGAGCCGTCCGTCCGAGGTCCACAGGCGACCCCCATCCGGTGGTCGACACATCGTCCGGAACCCGACATGAAGGTATCCCGAGCCCGGCGAATGCGGATGGATAG
- a CDS encoding aromatic ring-hydroxylating oxygenase subunit alpha → MTILDQPSLLATLPGSYYTDPAVFAAEQEKIFEPMWFCAIRADDLPAAGAFRTVQVGRESVILARGRDQAIRGFLNVCRHRGAQLCADEEGSVGRAFRCMYHAWTYDLTGKLIAAPNMASMPDLDKKAYGLVSVSVREWLGYVWVCLADSPPSFEDDVQGAVVERLGDLASIDAYDLPSLKVGRRIRYDVAANWKLIVENFMECYHCATIHPELVEVLPEFANGYAAQYYVGHGAEFGAEIEGFTVDGSAGLDRIPGVSDAQDRRYYAITVRPQVFINLVPDHVIFHRMIPLAADRTVVECDWLYLPGVVESGRDVSASVELFHRVNQQDFDACERTQPAMSSRVYARGGVLVPSEHHLAGFHDWVRARLA, encoded by the coding sequence ATGACGATCCTGGATCAGCCCAGCCTGCTGGCCACGCTGCCGGGCTCCTACTACACGGACCCGGCGGTGTTCGCGGCCGAGCAGGAGAAGATCTTCGAGCCGATGTGGTTCTGCGCGATCCGGGCGGACGACCTGCCCGCGGCCGGCGCGTTCCGCACCGTCCAGGTCGGGCGGGAGAGCGTGATCCTGGCCCGCGGCCGGGATCAGGCGATCCGCGGGTTCCTCAACGTCTGCCGTCACCGCGGAGCGCAACTCTGCGCCGACGAAGAGGGTTCGGTCGGTAGGGCCTTCCGGTGCATGTACCACGCCTGGACCTACGACCTGACCGGGAAGCTGATCGCCGCACCGAACATGGCGAGCATGCCCGACCTGGACAAAAAGGCCTACGGCCTCGTGTCGGTCAGCGTCCGCGAATGGCTGGGGTACGTGTGGGTGTGCCTCGCCGATTCGCCTCCCTCCTTCGAGGACGACGTCCAGGGCGCCGTCGTCGAGCGGCTCGGCGATCTGGCCAGCATCGACGCGTACGACCTTCCGTCGCTGAAGGTGGGGCGGCGGATCCGGTACGACGTCGCGGCGAACTGGAAGCTGATCGTCGAGAACTTCATGGAGTGCTACCACTGCGCGACGATCCATCCGGAGCTCGTCGAGGTGCTGCCGGAGTTCGCGAACGGGTACGCGGCGCAGTACTACGTGGGGCACGGCGCGGAGTTCGGGGCGGAGATCGAGGGCTTCACGGTCGACGGGTCGGCCGGTCTCGACCGGATCCCCGGGGTGTCGGACGCCCAGGACCGGCGGTACTACGCGATCACGGTCCGGCCCCAGGTGTTCATCAACCTGGTGCCCGACCACGTGATCTTCCACCGGATGATCCCGCTCGCGGCCGACCGGACCGTCGTCGAGTGCGACTGGCTGTACCTGCCCGGGGTCGTCGAGTCGGGGCGGGACGTGTCGGCGTCGGTCGAGCTGTTCCACCGGGTGAACCAGCAGGACTTCGACGCCTGCGAGCGGACGCAGCCGGCGATGAGCTCCCGGGTGTACGCGCGGGGCGGGGTGCTGGTGCCGAGCGAACACCACCTGGCCGGGTTCCACGACTGGGTGCGGGCGCGGCTGGCCTGA
- the solA gene encoding N-methyl-L-tryptophan oxidase, translating to MGSAAAHHLSARGHRVLGLEQFGPAHARGSSHGGSRIIRQSYAEDPAYVPLVTRAYELWDDLEAATGADLLTLTGGLYLGSPDSPTVTGALAAATEHGLPHEYLDADAIRSRFPTLNPGPDTVAVYEDRAGFVRPEAAVAAQLAIAGRLGADLHFEEPALEWSVHAGGVAVTTARGTYAADRLVVAPGAWAPRLTGLPLVVERQVQYWFAPTGGVEPYLDHPVYLWADETGSSIYGFPAIDGPQGGVKIAFFRRGGAGADPDALDREIHPEEVAAMAARAGRDLPTLPGTFLRGAACMYTTTPDENFVIATRDRVTVACGFSGHGFKFVPVVGEILADLAIDGTTRHPIALFDPARFSSVGSPS from the coding sequence ATGGGGAGCGCGGCCGCGCACCACCTCTCGGCCCGCGGGCACCGCGTCCTCGGGCTGGAGCAGTTCGGACCGGCGCACGCGCGGGGCAGCAGCCACGGCGGGTCGCGGATCATCCGGCAGTCCTACGCCGAGGATCCGGCCTACGTGCCGCTGGTGACGCGGGCGTACGAGCTCTGGGACGACCTGGAGGCGGCCACCGGCGCCGACCTGCTGACGCTGACCGGTGGGCTCTACCTCGGGTCGCCCGATTCGCCGACGGTCACGGGCGCACTGGCCGCGGCCACCGAACACGGGCTGCCGCACGAGTATCTGGACGCGGACGCGATCCGGTCGCGGTTCCCGACGCTGAACCCGGGCCCCGACACGGTCGCGGTCTACGAGGACCGCGCGGGTTTCGTCCGCCCCGAGGCCGCGGTCGCCGCCCAACTGGCGATCGCCGGCCGCCTCGGCGCCGACCTGCACTTCGAGGAACCCGCGCTCGAGTGGTCGGTGCACGCGGGCGGTGTCGCGGTGACCACCGCCCGGGGCACGTACGCGGCCGATCGGCTCGTCGTCGCGCCCGGGGCCTGGGCCCCGCGCCTGACCGGCCTGCCGCTGGTGGTGGAGCGCCAGGTCCAGTACTGGTTCGCGCCGACCGGCGGCGTCGAGCCGTACCTGGACCACCCCGTCTATCTCTGGGCGGACGAGACCGGCTCGTCGATCTACGGGTTCCCGGCGATCGACGGACCGCAGGGTGGCGTCAAGATCGCGTTCTTCCGGCGCGGCGGAGCCGGAGCCGATCCCGACGCGCTGGACCGCGAGATCCATCCGGAGGAGGTCGCCGCGATGGCGGCCCGGGCCGGACGCGACCTGCCGACGCTGCCGGGCACGTTCCTGCGCGGTGCGGCCTGCATGTACACGACGACGCCCGACGAGAACTTCGTGATCGCGACCCGGGACCGGGTCACGGTCGCGTGCGGGTTCTCCGGACACGGGTTCAAGTTCGTCCCGGTCGTCGGCGAGATCCTCGCCGACCTCGCGATCGACGGCACGACCCGGCATCCGATCGCGCTGTTCGACCCGGCCCGTTTCTCTTCGGTGGGGAGCCCGTCATGA
- a CDS encoding GcvT family protein codes for MPTAIVVGAGIVGSAIADELTQRGWTEVLVLDQGPLYATGGSSSHAPGLVFQTNPSKTMTNLAQYTVEKLQGFGESAFRPVGGLEVATTPERLRELHRRAGFAASWGLPGRVLDPDEAAALHPLLTADKILGAFHTPTDGLVHAVNAVTAQAERAIAHGAKFLGGHRVTGVRTRPDGRVAGVDTDRGSFDADVVIGAAGFWGRQFGALVGLTIPLLPLAHQYARTGPIAPLAGATRDATAPILRHQDKDLYFREHGDRIGIGSYAHRPMPVERIRRHDESSVMPSVEEFTPADFDPSWEDAVALLPSLAETKVDEGINGIFSFTADGFPLIGEHRELPGLWIAEAVWVTHSAGVARAVAQWVTSGDPGLDVHECDLYRFDPVQLTDSYVHQRAERNFIEVYDVLHPLDPPANPRPLRVSPFHPRQQELGAVFTEGAAWERPLWFAANEGLPETSGIPKRDDWSARHWSPIAGAEALVTRERVAMYDMTPLTRLEVAGPGALAFLQRMTTNNLDKAPGAVTYTLLLTEAGGVRSDLTVARLAPDRFQVGINGPLDLDWLLRHAPSDVFIRDITGATCCIGLWGPRARDVLRPLTSTDVSHPAFGYFKAKHLAVGDVPVDALRLSYVGELGWELYTSAELGLRLWDTLWEAGQAHGVVAAGRSAFNSLRLEKGYRLSGTDMTTEHDPYAAGLGFAVRPDKDFVGRDALSALGEPSSRLTVLTLDDVSAVVLGKEPVYQGDEPVGYVTSASYGYTIGRCVAYAWLPAGLQPGDGVEIDYLGTRLAATVGTEPLFDPKMERIRK; via the coding sequence GAGTGCGTTCCGCCCGGTCGGCGGCCTCGAGGTCGCGACGACGCCGGAACGGCTCCGGGAGCTACACCGCCGGGCCGGATTCGCCGCGTCCTGGGGCCTCCCGGGCCGGGTCCTCGACCCCGACGAGGCCGCCGCCCTGCACCCGTTGCTCACCGCCGACAAGATCCTCGGCGCGTTCCACACGCCCACCGACGGCCTGGTCCACGCCGTCAACGCGGTGACCGCCCAGGCCGAGCGGGCGATCGCCCACGGCGCGAAGTTCCTCGGCGGCCACCGCGTCACCGGCGTCCGCACCCGGCCCGACGGCCGGGTCGCCGGCGTCGACACCGACCGGGGCAGCTTCGACGCCGACGTCGTGATCGGCGCGGCCGGGTTCTGGGGCCGCCAGTTCGGCGCGCTCGTCGGCCTGACGATCCCGCTCCTCCCGCTGGCCCACCAGTACGCGCGCACGGGTCCGATCGCTCCGTTGGCCGGCGCCACCCGGGACGCCACCGCGCCGATCCTGCGTCACCAGGACAAGGACTTGTACTTCCGCGAGCACGGCGACCGCATCGGCATCGGTTCCTACGCCCACCGTCCGATGCCGGTCGAGCGGATCCGCCGGCACGACGAGTCGTCGGTGATGCCGAGCGTCGAGGAGTTCACCCCGGCCGACTTCGACCCTTCCTGGGAAGACGCGGTCGCGCTGCTGCCGTCGCTGGCCGAGACCAAGGTCGACGAGGGCATCAACGGCATCTTCTCGTTCACCGCCGACGGGTTCCCGCTGATCGGCGAACACCGCGAGCTGCCCGGCCTGTGGATCGCCGAGGCCGTCTGGGTGACGCACTCGGCCGGCGTCGCCCGGGCCGTGGCGCAGTGGGTGACGAGCGGCGACCCCGGCCTCGACGTCCACGAATGCGACCTGTACCGGTTCGACCCGGTGCAGCTGACCGACTCCTACGTGCACCAGCGCGCCGAGCGCAACTTCATCGAGGTGTACGACGTCCTGCACCCGCTGGACCCGCCGGCGAACCCGCGGCCGTTGCGGGTGAGCCCGTTCCACCCCCGGCAGCAGGAACTCGGCGCGGTGTTCACCGAGGGCGCGGCCTGGGAGCGTCCGCTGTGGTTCGCGGCCAACGAGGGCCTGCCCGAGACGTCGGGGATACCGAAACGCGACGACTGGTCGGCCCGGCACTGGTCGCCGATCGCCGGCGCCGAGGCGCTGGTCACCCGCGAGCGGGTCGCGATGTACGACATGACCCCGCTGACCCGGCTCGAGGTCGCCGGCCCCGGCGCGCTGGCGTTTCTGCAGCGGATGACGACGAACAACCTCGACAAGGCGCCCGGCGCGGTCACGTACACGCTGCTGCTGACCGAGGCCGGCGGCGTCCGGAGCGACCTCACGGTGGCCCGGCTGGCGCCGGACCGGTTCCAGGTGGGCATCAACGGTCCGCTCGACCTCGACTGGCTGCTGCGCCACGCGCCGTCCGACGTCTTCATCCGCGACATCACCGGCGCGACCTGCTGCATCGGGCTCTGGGGCCCCCGGGCCCGGGACGTGCTCAGGCCGCTGACCAGCACCGACGTCTCGCACCCGGCGTTCGGCTACTTCAAGGCCAAGCACCTCGCGGTCGGCGACGTGCCGGTCGACGCGCTGCGCCTCTCCTACGTCGGTGAGCTGGGCTGGGAGCTCTACACGTCGGCCGAGCTGGGGCTGCGGCTCTGGGACACGCTCTGGGAGGCCGGTCAGGCCCACGGCGTCGTCGCGGCCGGCCGGAGCGCGTTCAACAGCCTGCGGCTGGAGAAGGGCTACCGGCTCTCCGGTACGGACATGACCACCGAACACGACCCGTACGCGGCCGGGCTCGGGTTCGCGGTCCGGCCGGACAAGGACTTCGTCGGACGCGACGCGCTGAGCGCACTCGGCGAACCGTCGTCGAGACTGACCGTGCTCACTCTGGACGACGTGTCCGCGGTCGTCCTGGGCAAGGAGCCGGTGTACCAGGGCGACGAGCCGGTCGGCTACGTCACGAGCGCGTCCTACGGCTACACGATCGGGCGCTGCGTGGCCTACGCCTGGCTGCCGGCCGGCCTGCAACCGGGCGACGGCGTCGAGATCGACTACCTGGGCACCCGGCTCGCCGCCACCGTCGGCACCGAGCCGCTGTTCGACCCGAAGATGGAGCGGATCCGGAAGTGA